From Oryza sativa Japonica Group chromosome 4, ASM3414082v1, one genomic window encodes:
- the LOC107276861 gene encoding uncharacterized protein yields the protein MKKPTRQMVPALAILALSVAGLAVAAAAAPPTRRGQEVHLFEATVRVADDGVEDPDEYNYRLLATVLGSVEAAQSVTYETYPGTFSAFLTNNQARRLSKVPGVLEVRQRDDPVPTDGQ from the exons ATGAAGAAACCCACACGCCAAATGGTGCCAGCCCTCGCCATCCTGGCTCTCTCCGTCGCCggactcgccgtcgccgccgccgcggcgccgcccaccCGGAGAGGGCAGGAGGTCCACCTGTTCGAGGCCACGGTGCgcgtcgccgacgacggcgtggaAGATCCCGACGAGTACAACTACCGGTTGCTCGCCACCGTGCTCGGCAG CGTCGAGGCAGCTCAGAGCGTCACGTATGAGACTTACCCTGGGACATTCAGTGCGTTCCTCACGAACAACCAGGCCCGGAGATTGTCCA AAGTACCGGGGGTGCTGGAAGTTAGGCAAAGGGACGATCCTGTGCCTACGGATGGACAGTGA
- the LOC4336840 gene encoding uncharacterized protein isoform X1 produces MAAASAVASSSSSPALEPHPDLSPVFSSPSAASSSSSSSRDEGARGVSCEGGGGDDVFDLDAPWVAAAEAESRLEEAVTAAAAARVGLCCTEEKGKGKGEKEEDEIRNNRQRQEDELMALEAIYSDDLAVFGKKGGLHYFEIYIHYDLNDGAEVCAKLSSANEKNPKDGRCCVGIEGHGDEPEDFSYTCNFEYLPPLVLTCLLPLSYPSKEPPYFTVTVKWMDGPNVSQLCKMLDTIWAELPGQEVVYRWVESLRNSSRSYLWFDGKITLGPDTPMQKGDNRAISRSLSLESVIPSMLSYSSKKRYQAFLEDLHMCMICLSQSKGSNFIRLPCQHLFCVKCLGTLCRMHVKEGSVFQLVCPDTKCNASIPPYVLKRLLTEDEFERWDRLTLEKALDSMSDVVYCPRCVIGCLEDEDNNAQCPKCSFFFCSFCKEPCHPRRQCLTPEEKLQRRQASGRMSEREVAQEILNIKALYNDVRLCPKCRMAISKTAGCNKMVCGNCGQFFCFRCGKAIKGYDHFSECKLFAPRDISAWERQMEEQYGNHVRLSLRPVGGTIRCPKCRERNFKDDEKYIFCWACRANYCTMCRREVQDKRGHFGSPECVGLEDF; encoded by the exons ATGGCAGCAGCATCCGCcgtcgcctcgtcgtcgtcgtcaccggcgcTGGAGCCCCACCCCGACCTCTCCCCGGTATTCTCGTCGCCGTCCgcggcttcctcctcctcgtcctcgtcgcgcGACGAGGGAGCGCGCGGGGTCTCGTGCGAGGGGGGCGGCGGTGATGACGTGTTCGACCTGGACGCCccgtgggtggcggcggccgaggcggagtCGAGGCTGGAGGAGGccgtgacggcggcggccgcggcgcgggtTGGTCTCTGCTGCAccgaggagaaggggaaggggaagggggagaAGGAGGAAGATGAGATACGAAACAACCGGCAGCGGCAGGAGGACGAG CTGATGGCTTTGGAGGCAATATATAGTGATGATCTGGCTGTATTCGGAAAGAAAGGGGGGCTCCACTATTTCGAG ATTTACATACATTACGATTTGAATGATGGCGCTGAAGTGTGTGCTAAGCTTTCTTCAGCTAATGAGAAAAATCCAAAAGATGGAAGATGTTGCGTTGGAATAGAAGGGCATGGTGACGAACCAGAAGATTTTTCTTACACTTGTAATTTTGAGTACTTGCCTCCTTTGGTCTTGACATGCTTGCTTCCACTGTCCTATCCTAGCAAAGAACCCCCATATTTTACAGTCACTGTTAAGTGGATGGATGGGCCTAATGTTTCGCAGCTCTGTAAGATGCTTGACACCATTTGGGCAGAGTTACCAGGGCAGGAAGTGGTATACCGGTGGGTTGAGTCGCTAAGAAATTCTTCTCGGTCATATCTCTGGTTTGATGGAAAAATAACGTTAGGTCCAGATACTCCAATGCAGAAAGGAGATAATCGTGCAATCTCAAGAAGTCTCTCCTTGGAGTCTGTAATTCCATCCATGCTCAGTTACAGTAGTAAGAAGCGCTATCAAGCATTTCTTGAGGATCTCCACATGTGCATGATATGCCTCAGCCAGAGCAAAG GTTCAAACTTCATCAGGCTTCCATGCCAACACCTCTTTTGTGTGAAGTGCTTGGGGACGTTATGCAGGATGCATGTCAAGGAAGGTAGTGTGTTTCAGTTGGTATGCCCTGATACCAAGTGCAATGCTTCAATTCCACCCTATGTGTTGAAGAGACTTCTTACAGAAGATGAATTTGAACGTTGGGATAGGCTTACTCTTGAGAAAGCACTGGACTCCATGTCAGATGTGGTTTACTGTCCAAGATGCGTGATCGGTTGCTTGGAAGATGAGGATAATAATGCACAATGTCCAAAATGCTCCTTTTTCTTCTGCTCGTTTTGTAAGGAGCCATGCCATCCTAGGAGGCAGTGCTTGACTCCAGAGGAAAAGCTCCAGCGCCGGCAG GCGTCAGGGAGGATGTCTGAGAGAGAGGTGGCACAGGAAATACTGAACATCAAAGCATTATATAATGATGTCCGATTATGTCCAAAGTGCCGAATGGCCATCAGCAAAACTGCAGGGTGCAACAAAATGGTGTGCGGCAACTGCGGTCAGTTCTTCTGCTTCCGCTGTGGCAAGGCCATAAAGGGTTATGATCATTTCAG CGAATGTAAGCTCTTTGCGCCTAGAGACATATCAGCGTGGGAGAGACAAATGGAAGAGCAGTATGGAAATCATGTACGGCTTTCACTGCGCCCTGTAGGCGGTACAATCAGGTGTCCAAAATGCCGTGAAAGAAATTTCAAG GATGATGAGAAATATATCTTCTGCTGGGCATGCCGAGCCAACTACTGCACAATGTGCAGACGTGAAGTCCAGGACAAGAGGGGGCACTTTGGGTCACCGGAATGCGTGGGGCTTGAAGATTTCTAG
- the LOC4336840 gene encoding uncharacterized protein isoform X2 — MALEAIYSDDLAVFGKKGGLHYFEIYIHYDLNDGAEVCAKLSSANEKNPKDGRCCVGIEGHGDEPEDFSYTCNFEYLPPLVLTCLLPLSYPSKEPPYFTVTVKWMDGPNVSQLCKMLDTIWAELPGQEVVYRWVESLRNSSRSYLWFDGKITLGPDTPMQKGDNRAISRSLSLESVIPSMLSYSSKKRYQAFLEDLHMCMICLSQSKGSNFIRLPCQHLFCVKCLGTLCRMHVKEGSVFQLVCPDTKCNASIPPYVLKRLLTEDEFERWDRLTLEKALDSMSDVVYCPRCVIGCLEDEDNNAQCPKCSFFFCSFCKEPCHPRRQCLTPEEKLQRRQASGRMSEREVAQEILNIKALYNDVRLCPKCRMAISKTAGCNKMVCGNCGQFFCFRCGKAIKGYDHFSECKLFAPRDISAWERQMEEQYGNHVRLSLRPVGGTIRCPKCRERNFKDDEKYIFCWACRANYCTMCRREVQDKRGHFGSPECVGLEDF, encoded by the exons ATGGCTTTGGAGGCAATATATAGTGATGATCTGGCTGTATTCGGAAAGAAAGGGGGGCTCCACTATTTCGAG ATTTACATACATTACGATTTGAATGATGGCGCTGAAGTGTGTGCTAAGCTTTCTTCAGCTAATGAGAAAAATCCAAAAGATGGAAGATGTTGCGTTGGAATAGAAGGGCATGGTGACGAACCAGAAGATTTTTCTTACACTTGTAATTTTGAGTACTTGCCTCCTTTGGTCTTGACATGCTTGCTTCCACTGTCCTATCCTAGCAAAGAACCCCCATATTTTACAGTCACTGTTAAGTGGATGGATGGGCCTAATGTTTCGCAGCTCTGTAAGATGCTTGACACCATTTGGGCAGAGTTACCAGGGCAGGAAGTGGTATACCGGTGGGTTGAGTCGCTAAGAAATTCTTCTCGGTCATATCTCTGGTTTGATGGAAAAATAACGTTAGGTCCAGATACTCCAATGCAGAAAGGAGATAATCGTGCAATCTCAAGAAGTCTCTCCTTGGAGTCTGTAATTCCATCCATGCTCAGTTACAGTAGTAAGAAGCGCTATCAAGCATTTCTTGAGGATCTCCACATGTGCATGATATGCCTCAGCCAGAGCAAAG GTTCAAACTTCATCAGGCTTCCATGCCAACACCTCTTTTGTGTGAAGTGCTTGGGGACGTTATGCAGGATGCATGTCAAGGAAGGTAGTGTGTTTCAGTTGGTATGCCCTGATACCAAGTGCAATGCTTCAATTCCACCCTATGTGTTGAAGAGACTTCTTACAGAAGATGAATTTGAACGTTGGGATAGGCTTACTCTTGAGAAAGCACTGGACTCCATGTCAGATGTGGTTTACTGTCCAAGATGCGTGATCGGTTGCTTGGAAGATGAGGATAATAATGCACAATGTCCAAAATGCTCCTTTTTCTTCTGCTCGTTTTGTAAGGAGCCATGCCATCCTAGGAGGCAGTGCTTGACTCCAGAGGAAAAGCTCCAGCGCCGGCAG GCGTCAGGGAGGATGTCTGAGAGAGAGGTGGCACAGGAAATACTGAACATCAAAGCATTATATAATGATGTCCGATTATGTCCAAAGTGCCGAATGGCCATCAGCAAAACTGCAGGGTGCAACAAAATGGTGTGCGGCAACTGCGGTCAGTTCTTCTGCTTCCGCTGTGGCAAGGCCATAAAGGGTTATGATCATTTCAG CGAATGTAAGCTCTTTGCGCCTAGAGACATATCAGCGTGGGAGAGACAAATGGAAGAGCAGTATGGAAATCATGTACGGCTTTCACTGCGCCCTGTAGGCGGTACAATCAGGTGTCCAAAATGCCGTGAAAGAAATTTCAAG GATGATGAGAAATATATCTTCTGCTGGGCATGCCGAGCCAACTACTGCACAATGTGCAGACGTGAAGTCCAGGACAAGAGGGGGCACTTTGGGTCACCGGAATGCGTGGGGCTTGAAGATTTCTAG